The window ATATTGGTTATTTGGGGTCTGCTTTTGCCCACCCTTTGAGATACCTGGTCTTGAGTCAGTTGGAATTCATCCATCAGCCGTCTGTAGGCACTGGCTTCTTCCAAAGGATTTAAATTTTCCCTCTGTAAATTTTCAATCAGTGCAATGGCGGCGGACTGCAGTTCACCATATTCCCTAACAATGGCCGGGATATATTCTAATCCCAATTGCTGGCAGGCACGCCAGCGGCGCTCCCCGGCGATCAGTTCGTATCCTCCTCCGGGTTGGGCCCTTACGACAACAGGCTGAACCACCCCGTATTCCCGTATGGATTCCACCAGTTCCTTAAGCTTTTCCTGATCAATTCTTAAGCGGGGCTGCTTGGGATTAGGCTTAATATCGGAAACTCTGATTTCCTTTAATACACCCTGCGTAGGAGCATCATTCTCCACCACAGGAATCAGCGCTTGTAGCCCTCTGCCTAACCCTCTTTTTTTAGTCAATGCCCATCACTTCCTTGGCGAGTTCTTGGTATGCTTCAGAGCCCTTTGATTTTGGATCGTAGATAACCACCGGCACCCCATGGCTGGGAGCTTCACTTAACCGGACGTTCCTGGGAATGATGCTCCGGAAAACCTTATTGCCAAATACTTTTTTAACCTCGTCTACCACTTGGATGGACAGGTTAAGCCGGGCATCAAACATGGTAAGCAAAACACCTTCAATGGTTAATTTCGGGTTTAGATGTTTCTGAACCAATTGTACGGTATTCATTAACTGCCCCACTCCCTCCAGGGCATAAAACTCGCACTGTATCGGAATTAATAATGAATCCGCAGCAGCCAAGGCATTTAGCGTTAATAGGCCCAGAGAAGGAGGACAATCAATAATAATAAATTGATACTTATTTTTCAGTGGACTCAAAGCCTTCTTTAAAATCTGTTCCCTGGCCAGCAAGGTCACCATCTCAACTTCCGCGCCAGCTAATTGCATGGTGGAAGGAAGCAGATCCAGATTTCTTATATCTGTATGAATCATCACTTCTTCCGGGGGAACATCGTTAATCAATACATCATAAACACAACGTTCCAATTCATTTTTATTTAATCCCAAACCACTACTGGCATTTCCCTGGGGGTCCATATCCACTAATAATACAGGTTGGCCCATCTGGGCTAAGCTGGCTCCAAGATTGACAGCCGTGGTCGTCTTGGCCACGCCACCCTTTTGGTTGGCAATGGTAATGATTTTCCCCAATTGAGCACCCCCTAGCTGGTTTCATTAAACCCTATTCAACAAGTCTGCTGATTCTTCCTTCTAAAAAATAATAAAACCCATGTTTCACGTGAAACATGGGGTGAAAATTCATCTTTTAAACTCTCTGTACAAATGGTAAATTTTATTTATAATTTATATAAAAAAGAAAAGTGGTGCATATAATTTTGATTCCTAAAAATTATAATTTAGATTCTTTGGATTACAAGGCATTATATAAATTAATGCATCAGGGCCGCATTACCTGGTCTGAATTAGGGGCCTATTTAGAGCTTTCGGCCCCGGCCGCAGCCGAAAGGGTACGCCGTTTGGA is drawn from Desulforamulus ruminis DSM 2154 and contains these coding sequences:
- a CDS encoding ParA family protein; this encodes MGKIITIANQKGGVAKTTTAVNLGASLAQMGQPVLLVDMDPQGNASSGLGLNKNELERCVYDVLINDVPPEEVMIHTDIRNLDLLPSTMQLAGAEVEMVTLLAREQILKKALSPLKNKYQFIIIDCPPSLGLLTLNALAAADSLLIPIQCEFYALEGVGQLMNTVQLVQKHLNPKLTIEGVLLTMFDARLNLSIQVVDEVKKVFGNKVFRSIIPRNVRLSEAPSHGVPVVIYDPKSKGSEAYQELAKEVMGID
- a CDS encoding ParB/RepB/Spo0J family partition protein gives rise to the protein MTKKRGLGRGLQALIPVVENDAPTQGVLKEIRVSDIKPNPKQPRLRIDQEKLKELVESIREYGVVQPVVVRAQPGGGYELIAGERRWRACQQLGLEYIPAIVREYGELQSAAIALIENLQRENLNPLEEASAYRRLMDEFQLTQDQVSQRVGKSRPQITNMLRLLSLPNEIKVWLNNGDLTAGHARALLGLSSRQDQIEWANQIIKKQLSVRQVESMVNERAEKDRTKPRKEKKEIPRSPEVLDLEDQLRTVLGTKVQIKTKQRGGKIEIDYYNDMDLDRIIEILLSEDKQMA